One Devosia lacusdianchii genomic window carries:
- a CDS encoding Ku protein — MPASRPIWKGQLRLSLVSIAVELYTATKANAKPSFRQIHEPSGKPIHYEKVVDGIGPVDKDEIMKGFEYEKGDYVLLTDKEIDAVKLETRKTLELTQFVDSQEIDPLYFDKPYYLVPSDDLADDAFVVIRDALRQSNKIGLGQLALRGKEYLVAIKPAGKGLLLETLHYETELRNADPYFSDIPAKKADPDLLEVATALIDKKTGKFDAGVFKDHYQSALRELIARKLKSKGKKISTKEEPVESAPTKSNVVDLMSALKSSLEGGKKAPAKKPATKAAPRKKAS; from the coding sequence ATGCCAGCGTCCCGTCCTATCTGGAAAGGCCAGTTGCGTCTTTCTCTGGTCTCCATCGCCGTGGAGCTTTACACGGCGACAAAGGCAAACGCCAAGCCCAGCTTCCGCCAAATTCACGAGCCCTCCGGCAAACCCATTCACTACGAAAAGGTCGTGGATGGCATTGGACCGGTGGACAAAGACGAAATCATGAAGGGGTTCGAATACGAGAAGGGCGACTATGTCCTTTTGACCGACAAGGAGATCGATGCGGTCAAGCTCGAAACCCGCAAGACGCTGGAACTGACCCAGTTCGTCGATAGCCAGGAAATCGACCCGCTCTATTTCGACAAGCCCTACTACCTGGTGCCCTCCGACGATCTGGCCGACGACGCCTTCGTGGTCATCCGCGATGCCCTGCGCCAGAGCAACAAGATCGGCCTCGGCCAACTCGCCCTGCGCGGCAAGGAATACCTCGTCGCCATCAAACCGGCGGGCAAGGGCCTGCTGCTCGAAACGCTGCATTACGAAACCGAACTGCGCAATGCCGACCCATACTTCTCCGATATCCCGGCCAAGAAGGCCGATCCCGACCTGCTTGAGGTCGCCACCGCGCTGATCGACAAGAAGACCGGCAAGTTCGATGCTGGCGTGTTCAAGGATCACTACCAATCCGCGCTGCGCGAACTGATCGCCCGCAAGCTCAAGTCCAAGGGCAAGAAGATCAGCACCAAGGAAGAGCCGGTCGAGAGCGCGCCGACCAAATCCAATGTGGTGGATTTGATGTCGGCGCTGAAATCGAGCCTCGAAGGCGGCAAGAAGGCCCCGGCGAAGAAACCGGCGACCAAAGCTGCACCGCGCAAGAAGGCGAGCTGA
- the ligD gene encoding DNA ligase D: protein MATKAETLLKEYKAKRDFTKTQEPSGAKARAGRGKSYRFVVQKHDATRLHYDFRIELDGVLKSWAVTKGPSDNPEDKRLAVRVEDHPLDYGSFEGTIPEAEYGGGTVMLWDEGTWEPIGDPHAALESGDLKMKLNGHRMKGEWVLVHMKGRDSKRKSGPDRENWLLIKHRDDYARDHETLTERFTKSVSTGRDLDGIAKGLKSKKPTKTPDDAVWHSDVDKVVDNPKPAKRKGKAAYLPDFRPPQLATLVADVPQGPDWVFEMKYDGYRCLAAISGEQVRLFTRTGKDWSEQFGAIILPLSRITKGTALIDGELCAFDARGRTDFSTLKDHLSNGGPLTYFAFDLIEQDGEDLAPLKLTERKARLEKLLGKVEASSLVQFSPHVTGNGQKVFDTICREGHEGIVAKQADAPYRSERTRSWLKIKCAKRQEFVIAGWSASTRKKTFASLLLGTWEDGKLIYRGRVGTGFTVDVAETLQSQLNARARKTNPFANAPKAIAKAAHWVSPELVAEIGYTEFTPDGILRHPSFLALREDKPAGEITLDKAAKTPRAAIALSAQSGINAAEAAGIKLTSPDRVVYPGQGVTKADLVAYYAAVAERMLPYIENRPLSLLRCPQGRTKYCFFQKHDTGGFPDAMKSLMIAEKDGQKEDYFYIDDLAGLIAGTQMNVLEWHLWGSRTKDVEKPERIIFDIDPDEDLGFEHVRAAAIDIRKELEAWGLESYALVSGGKGVHVIAPVRPTTEWPEVKGFCKTFAQRLADKLPDRFTANIRKEKRKGKLFIDYLRNERGSTAIAPWSSRSREGAPAAVPVTWDELDAVKAANQFGLADAAARAKGADPWKGYFSTTQSITKAMWSAVDGPKT, encoded by the coding sequence ATGGCCACTAAAGCCGAGACCCTGCTGAAGGAATACAAAGCCAAGCGCGACTTCACCAAGACGCAGGAGCCCTCGGGCGCCAAAGCTCGCGCCGGTCGCGGCAAGAGCTACCGCTTCGTCGTGCAAAAGCACGACGCCACCCGCCTGCACTACGATTTCCGCATCGAGCTCGATGGCGTGCTCAAGAGCTGGGCGGTCACCAAGGGCCCCTCCGACAACCCGGAGGATAAGCGCCTCGCCGTGCGCGTCGAGGATCATCCGCTCGATTATGGCAGTTTCGAAGGCACCATCCCCGAAGCCGAATACGGTGGCGGTACGGTGATGCTGTGGGACGAGGGCACCTGGGAGCCAATCGGCGATCCCCATGCGGCCCTCGAAAGCGGCGACCTCAAGATGAAGCTCAATGGCCACCGCATGAAGGGTGAGTGGGTGCTTGTGCACATGAAAGGACGCGACAGCAAGCGCAAGTCGGGCCCCGATCGCGAAAACTGGCTGCTCATCAAGCACCGCGACGACTACGCCAGGGATCACGAGACGCTGACCGAGCGCTTCACCAAATCGGTCTCGACTGGCCGCGACCTCGACGGCATCGCCAAGGGGCTCAAATCGAAGAAACCGACCAAAACGCCCGACGACGCCGTCTGGCACTCCGACGTCGACAAGGTCGTTGATAATCCCAAGCCGGCAAAGCGCAAGGGCAAGGCGGCCTACCTGCCCGATTTCCGCCCACCGCAATTGGCGACACTGGTCGCCGATGTGCCCCAGGGCCCGGACTGGGTCTTCGAGATGAAGTATGACGGCTACCGGTGTCTCGCCGCCATTTCGGGCGAGCAGGTCCGCCTCTTCACCCGCACGGGTAAGGATTGGTCCGAACAGTTCGGCGCCATCATCCTGCCCCTCAGCCGCATCACCAAAGGTACCGCGCTCATCGACGGCGAACTTTGCGCCTTCGACGCCAGGGGGCGAACGGATTTCTCAACACTCAAGGACCACCTCTCCAACGGCGGTCCCCTGACCTATTTCGCCTTCGACCTGATCGAACAGGACGGCGAGGATTTGGCCCCCCTCAAGCTGACAGAACGCAAGGCCAGGCTGGAAAAGCTGCTGGGCAAGGTCGAGGCATCGTCGCTGGTGCAATTCTCGCCCCACGTCACCGGCAACGGGCAGAAGGTGTTCGATACGATCTGCCGCGAGGGCCACGAAGGCATCGTCGCCAAACAGGCCGACGCGCCCTATCGCAGCGAGCGCACCCGAAGCTGGCTCAAGATAAAATGCGCCAAGCGCCAGGAATTCGTCATCGCCGGCTGGTCGGCCTCGACGCGCAAGAAAACCTTCGCCTCGCTGCTGCTGGGCACCTGGGAAGACGGCAAGCTGATCTATCGCGGACGGGTCGGCACCGGCTTCACCGTCGATGTCGCCGAGACGCTGCAAAGCCAGCTCAATGCCCGAGCCCGCAAGACCAACCCCTTCGCCAATGCACCCAAGGCGATCGCCAAAGCAGCGCATTGGGTGTCCCCGGAACTGGTCGCAGAAATCGGCTACACCGAATTCACCCCCGATGGCATACTACGCCACCCCTCGTTTCTGGCTTTGCGCGAGGACAAGCCGGCGGGAGAGATCACCCTGGACAAGGCAGCCAAGACACCAAGAGCCGCCATCGCGCTCAGCGCGCAATCCGGCATCAATGCCGCCGAAGCTGCGGGCATCAAGCTCACCAGTCCCGATCGCGTGGTCTATCCCGGCCAAGGTGTCACCAAAGCCGACCTCGTCGCCTACTACGCCGCCGTGGCCGAACGCATGCTGCCCTATATAGAGAACCGGCCGCTGAGCCTGCTGCGCTGCCCCCAGGGCCGCACCAAATACTGCTTCTTCCAGAAGCACGATACCGGCGGTTTCCCCGACGCGATGAAGTCCTTGATGATCGCGGAAAAGGACGGCCAGAAGGAAGACTATTTCTACATCGACGATCTCGCCGGCCTCATCGCCGGCACGCAGATGAACGTGCTCGAATGGCACCTCTGGGGCTCACGCACCAAGGACGTCGAAAAGCCCGAGCGCATCATCTTCGACATCGACCCCGATGAGGACCTCGGCTTTGAACATGTGCGCGCCGCCGCCATCGACATCCGTAAGGAGCTCGAAGCCTGGGGACTCGAAAGCTACGCGCTGGTCAGCGGCGGCAAAGGCGTCCACGTCATCGCGCCAGTGCGGCCGACCACGGAATGGCCCGAGGTCAAAGGGTTTTGCAAAACCTTCGCCCAGCGCCTGGCCGACAAGCTCCCTGATCGCTTTACAGCCAACATCCGCAAGGAAAAGCGCAAGGGCAAGCTGTTCATCGACTATCTGCGCAACGAGCGCGGCTCCACCGCCATCGCCCCCTGGTCCAGCCGCTCCCGCGAAGGCGCCCCCGCCGCCGTGCCGGTGACCTGGGACGAGCTGGACGCAGTCAAAGCGGCCAACCAATTCGGCCTCGCCGACGCCGCCGCGAGGGCCAAGGGCGCCGACCCATGGAAGGGCTATTTCTCCACCACCCAGTCGATTACCAAGGCGATGTGGAGCGCCGTGGACGGCCCCAAGACGTAA
- the modB gene encoding molybdate ABC transporter permease subunit → MSFADIWTPVSLTLSLAAINTLILLLIGTPIAWWLARSKGRYRELVGAVVSMPLVLPPTVLGFYLLIALGPNGPGGWIAGLWGGRTLAFSFTGLIIGSIFYSMPFMVQPLRNAFGAIGDDALEAASCLGASNWQRFWRVALPLARPGYITGAVMTFAHTVGEFGVVLMIGGNIPGQTKVIAIALYDYVERLQWGEAHVIALGMVVFAFVVIAVTLTIDRRVNVPMP, encoded by the coding sequence GTGAGCTTTGCTGATATCTGGACACCGGTGAGCCTGACGCTGAGCCTGGCCGCGATCAACACGCTCATCCTGCTTCTTATCGGCACGCCGATCGCCTGGTGGCTGGCGCGCAGCAAGGGCCGCTACCGCGAGCTGGTCGGCGCGGTGGTTTCGATGCCGCTGGTGCTGCCGCCGACCGTGCTCGGCTTTTACCTGCTGATCGCGCTCGGCCCCAATGGGCCGGGCGGCTGGATCGCGGGGCTGTGGGGTGGGCGGACACTGGCGTTTTCCTTTACCGGCCTCATTATCGGCTCGATCTTTTATTCCATGCCTTTCATGGTGCAGCCGCTGCGCAATGCGTTCGGCGCTATTGGCGATGACGCGTTGGAGGCGGCGTCGTGCCTTGGCGCGAGCAATTGGCAGCGCTTCTGGCGCGTGGCGCTGCCGCTGGCGCGGCCGGGTTATATTACCGGCGCTGTGATGACCTTTGCCCATACGGTGGGTGAGTTCGGCGTGGTGCTGATGATCGGTGGCAATATTCCGGGCCAGACCAAGGTCATTGCTATTGCGCTTTATGATTATGTCGAGCGTCTGCAATGGGGTGAGGCGCATGTGATCGCGCTGGGCATGGTGGTATTTGCCTTCGTGGTGATTGCAGTGACGCTGACGATCGACCGGCGGGTGAATGTGCCCATGCCCTAG
- the modA gene encoding molybdate ABC transporter substrate-binding protein, whose translation MNRAFPALLLSAFLFTTVAHADSVSVAVAANFTKVAEELALIFKAETGHDVTYSFGATGQLYTQISQGAPFEILLAADDERPTKAVADGLGVDGSVFTYAIGALALYSTTVDVADGEAGLKADAFDKIAIADPATAPYGQAAVETIEALGLTAAITPKLVTGENITQTLQFIESGNAELGFVAASQVAGKTGVWIVPSTLYQPIRQDAVLLKIGETNPAATAFVDFLKSEKAVEVIKAAGYVVE comes from the coding sequence ATGAACCGCGCATTCCCGGCCCTGCTGCTCTCCGCCTTCTTGTTCACCACAGTCGCTCACGCCGATAGCGTCAGTGTCGCCGTCGCTGCCAATTTCACCAAGGTGGCCGAGGAACTGGCGCTGATCTTCAAGGCTGAGACCGGCCATGACGTGACCTATAGCTTTGGCGCTACCGGCCAGCTCTATACGCAGATTTCCCAGGGCGCGCCGTTCGAGATTTTGCTCGCGGCGGATGACGAGCGTCCGACCAAGGCGGTGGCTGACGGGCTCGGCGTTGATGGTTCGGTTTTCACCTATGCCATTGGGGCGCTGGCGCTTTACAGCACCACGGTTGACGTGGCGGATGGTGAGGCTGGGCTCAAGGCCGACGCGTTCGACAAAATCGCCATCGCTGACCCGGCGACGGCGCCTTACGGGCAGGCGGCCGTCGAGACCATCGAGGCGCTGGGGCTGACCGCCGCGATCACCCCGAAGCTGGTTACCGGCGAGAACATCACCCAGACGCTGCAGTTCATCGAAAGCGGCAATGCCGAGCTCGGCTTCGTTGCCGCTAGCCAGGTTGCCGGCAAGACCGGCGTCTGGATTGTCCCGTCGACGCTCTATCAGCCCATCCGCCAGGACGCGGTGCTGCTCAAGATCGGCGAGACCAACCCGGCTGCCACGGCCTTTGTGGATTTCCTCAAAAGCGAGAAAGCCGTGGAAGTGATCAAGGCCGCGGGTTACGTCGTCGAGTAG
- a CDS encoding winged helix-turn-helix domain-containing protein — translation MTQVPEDGLTHLRVTLDEAAYIGPGRADLLELIDKTGSISAAGKAMGMSYKRAWGLVQALNDGFGQALVESSRGGASQGGAHLTEAGRFVLDRYRAMQGKTREAIAEDVTALRLKFDMSVRK, via the coding sequence ATGACGCAGGTGCCCGAGGATGGCCTCACCCACCTGCGGGTAACGCTCGATGAAGCCGCCTATATCGGGCCGGGTCGTGCCGACCTGCTGGAGCTGATCGACAAGACCGGCTCCATATCGGCCGCCGGCAAGGCCATGGGCATGAGCTACAAGCGGGCCTGGGGGCTGGTGCAGGCGCTCAATGATGGCTTCGGCCAGGCGCTGGTGGAGTCGTCTCGCGGCGGCGCTAGCCAGGGCGGAGCCCATCTCACCGAGGCCGGTCGCTTCGTGCTCGATCGCTACCGCGCTATGCAGGGCAAGACTCGTGAGGCCATTGCCGAGGATGTTACCGCGCTGCGGCTGAAATTCGATATGTCCGTTCGGAAATAA
- the eda gene encoding bifunctional 4-hydroxy-2-oxoglutarate aldolase/2-dehydro-3-deoxy-phosphogluconate aldolase: MPQDAAAIRSILSLAPVVPVIILDDVSQARPLAEALVAGGLPILEVTLRTPNALKVMEEMGKVPGAIVGSGTVRNALHMKQSVDAGCRFMVSPGISPRILDAADDIGIPLLPGIATPSEAMTAAERGYSFLKFFPAEANGGAPVLKAFASPLPDITFCPTGGIDPAKAKIYLGLPNVICVGGSWIMPADALAANDWGRIEALAREASALRG; the protein is encoded by the coding sequence ATGCCGCAAGACGCCGCTGCCATCCGCTCCATCCTGTCGCTCGCTCCGGTGGTCCCGGTCATTATCCTCGACGATGTCTCCCAGGCCCGGCCTCTAGCCGAGGCGCTGGTTGCCGGTGGCCTGCCGATCCTCGAGGTGACACTGCGCACCCCCAATGCGCTCAAGGTGATGGAAGAGATGGGCAAGGTGCCCGGCGCCATTGTCGGTTCGGGCACGGTGCGCAACGCGCTGCATATGAAGCAGTCGGTCGACGCCGGCTGCCGTTTCATGGTGTCGCCGGGGATTTCGCCGCGCATTCTCGACGCCGCCGACGATATCGGTATTCCGCTGCTGCCGGGCATTGCGACGCCAAGCGAAGCGATGACGGCGGCCGAGCGTGGTTACAGCTTCCTCAAGTTCTTCCCCGCCGAGGCCAATGGCGGGGCGCCGGTGCTCAAGGCGTTTGCCTCGCCGCTGCCCGATATCACCTTCTGCCCGACTGGCGGAATCGATCCTGCCAAGGCCAAGATCTATCTCGGTTTGCCCAATGTCATTTGTGTCGGTGGATCGTGGATCATGCCGGCCGATGCTCTGGCCGCCAATGACTGGGGTCGCATCGAAGCGCTGGCGCGCGAAGCCAGCGCGCTGCGCGGCTGA
- the nadA gene encoding quinolinate synthase NadA gives MVQTINAITPLEEARAILANHFDLKFSKAVERATEKVFDRVRDKIPEIEWPFYAPLIFEINRLKREKDAVILAHNYQTPQIYHGVADIVGDSLQLAIEATKVKQQVIVQCGVHFMAETSKLLNPDKTVLIPDSRAGCSLASSITAEDVIAMREMYPGVPVVTYVNTSAAVKAVTDVCCTSSNALDIVNRVDGDTVIMIPDQYLAKNTAKKTTKKVITWAGACEVHETFTADDISELRHAYPTAKIIAHPECPPEVIDAVDFAGSTAAMIDWVKTTKPPRVVMVTECSMSDNVASETTGVDFLRGCNICPHMKRINLENVLWSLHTMTEEVVVDPAIIPAARAAVERMIEMSRKGD, from the coding sequence ATGGTGCAGACGATCAACGCGATTACGCCTCTCGAAGAAGCCCGGGCCATCCTCGCCAACCATTTCGACCTCAAATTCTCCAAGGCCGTCGAGCGCGCCACCGAAAAGGTCTTCGATCGCGTGCGCGACAAGATCCCCGAGATCGAATGGCCCTTCTATGCGCCGCTGATTTTCGAGATCAATCGGCTGAAGCGGGAGAAGGACGCGGTCATCCTGGCTCATAATTACCAGACGCCGCAAATCTATCACGGCGTTGCCGATATCGTCGGCGACAGCCTGCAGCTCGCCATCGAGGCGACCAAGGTCAAGCAGCAGGTGATCGTGCAGTGCGGCGTCCACTTCATGGCCGAGACCAGCAAGCTGCTCAACCCCGACAAGACCGTGCTGATCCCCGACAGCCGCGCCGGTTGCTCGCTGGCGTCCTCGATTACCGCCGAAGACGTCATCGCCATGCGCGAAATGTATCCCGGCGTCCCTGTCGTGACCTACGTCAATACATCAGCGGCCGTGAAGGCCGTGACCGATGTGTGCTGCACCTCGTCAAACGCGCTCGATATCGTCAATCGCGTCGATGGCGACACCGTCATCATGATCCCCGATCAATACCTGGCCAAGAATACCGCCAAGAAGACGACCAAGAAGGTCATCACCTGGGCCGGCGCCTGCGAAGTGCACGAGACCTTTACCGCCGACGACATTTCCGAACTGCGCCACGCCTATCCGACCGCCAAGATTATCGCCCACCCCGAATGCCCGCCCGAAGTGATCGATGCCGTCGACTTCGCCGGCTCGACTGCCGCCATGATCGACTGGGTCAAGACCACCAAGCCGCCGCGCGTGGTCATGGTCACCGAATGCTCGATGTCGGATAACGTCGCGAGCGAAACCACAGGCGTCGACTTCCTGCGCGGCTGCAACATCTGCCCGCATATGAAGCGCATCAATCTCGAAAACGTGCTGTGGAGCCTGCACACCATGACCGAGGAAGTCGTGGTCGATCCCGCCATCATCCCGGCCGCCCGCGCCGCAGTGGAACGCATGATCGAAATGAGCCGGAAGGGCGATTAG
- a CDS encoding L-aspartate oxidase — MTTFDNTLNADGALIVGAGLAGLFTALKLAPRPVTVLSPKPLGMGASSAWAQGGVAAAVGKGDSSHAHALDTEMAGAGIVDHGTAEGVTAEAAARIEDLARWGTPFDRDDFGNYELGKEAAHSANRIVKVEGDRAGWAIMQAIIAEVRRTPSIRVVEGITALSLARDNGRIVGVFCRRLGDRYSEPVFIRARATVLAAGGLGGLYAVTTNPPGVRGHAMGMAARSGALIADAEFVQFHPTAIATGADPAPLATEALRGEGAILVNDLGERFMPAIHPDAELAPRDVVARANFRQIQAGRKVFLDTRQVLGEAILTRFPTVSKYCLDAGIDPVKGMIPVTPAAHFHMGGVKVDERGRSSLPGLWVCGEASCTGLHGANRLASNSLLEATVYGARIAEDIGGLEPVRNLAPFKGIEWNEAEGEKAEQVLRDLPAVQQLRRIMTDLVGVERDATGLRQALRQIAALEANAEHVTSAYLNMTTSATLVAAAALKRTESRGGHFRTDYPETDENWEHHTTMTLEEALAIRAGA; from the coding sequence ATGACCACCTTCGACAACACCCTCAATGCCGATGGCGCGCTGATCGTCGGGGCCGGGCTTGCCGGCCTCTTCACCGCCCTCAAGCTGGCGCCGCGCCCCGTGACGGTGCTGTCGCCCAAGCCCCTTGGCATGGGCGCCTCGTCGGCCTGGGCCCAGGGCGGCGTCGCTGCCGCAGTGGGCAAGGGCGACAGCTCGCACGCCCATGCCCTCGATACGGAAATGGCCGGGGCGGGCATCGTCGATCACGGCACGGCCGAAGGCGTGACGGCAGAAGCGGCGGCGCGTATCGAGGACCTGGCGCGCTGGGGCACGCCGTTCGACCGCGACGACTTCGGAAATTACGAACTGGGCAAGGAGGCCGCCCATTCGGCCAACCGCATCGTCAAGGTCGAGGGCGACCGCGCCGGCTGGGCCATCATGCAGGCCATCATCGCCGAGGTACGGCGCACCCCCTCGATCCGCGTCGTCGAGGGCATCACCGCATTGAGTCTCGCCCGCGACAATGGCCGTATCGTCGGCGTCTTCTGCCGCAGGCTCGGCGACCGGTATTCCGAGCCTGTATTCATCCGCGCCCGTGCCACCGTGCTGGCCGCTGGCGGGCTGGGCGGGCTCTATGCCGTCACCACCAACCCACCCGGCGTACGCGGCCACGCCATGGGCATGGCGGCTCGATCAGGCGCGCTGATCGCCGACGCCGAGTTCGTGCAGTTTCACCCGACTGCCATCGCCACCGGCGCCGATCCGGCACCGCTGGCCACCGAAGCGCTGCGCGGCGAGGGCGCTATTCTCGTCAACGACCTGGGCGAGCGCTTCATGCCAGCAATTCACCCCGATGCCGAGCTCGCCCCCCGCGACGTCGTCGCCCGCGCCAACTTCCGCCAGATCCAGGCAGGAAGGAAGGTCTTCCTCGACACGCGCCAGGTGCTCGGCGAGGCCATCCTGACCCGCTTCCCCACCGTCTCGAAATACTGCCTCGATGCCGGCATCGATCCAGTGAAGGGCATGATCCCGGTCACCCCGGCGGCCCATTTCCACATGGGCGGCGTCAAGGTGGATGAACGCGGACGCTCCTCCCTGCCCGGCCTCTGGGTCTGCGGCGAGGCCAGCTGCACGGGTCTGCATGGCGCCAACCGCCTCGCCTCCAACTCACTGCTGGAGGCGACCGTCTACGGCGCGCGCATCGCCGAAGATATCGGCGGCTTGGAACCGGTGCGCAACCTGGCGCCATTCAAGGGCATAGAGTGGAACGAGGCCGAGGGCGAAAAGGCCGAGCAGGTCCTGCGTGACCTGCCCGCGGTGCAGCAACTGCGCCGGATCATGACCGATCTCGTCGGCGTGGAACGCGACGCAACCGGCCTCAGGCAGGCGCTACGCCAGATCGCCGCCCTAGAGGCCAATGCCGAACACGTCACCAGCGCCTACCTCAACATGACCACCTCGGCCACGCTAGTCGCAGCCGCCGCGCTCAAGCGCACCGAAAGCCGCGGCGGCCACTTCCGCACCGACTACCCCGAGACGGACGAGAACTGGGAGCACCACACCACCATGACGCTGGAAGAAGCACTGGCCATTCGCGCCGGGGCTTAG
- a CDS encoding c-type cytochrome — MRRWFWLLGVLVVVCIGAGVYFLRPVTGPARDLTLIGNVERGNDLILLGGCVACHTDSAGGRAFLSGGSGLQTPFGTFVPPNITSDPNAGIGDWTLAQFSDAMSNGIGPQGHLYPVFPYENYTLMSDQEIVDLYAALMATEPVSEPAGESQIPFPFNLRLAMAGWQNLFFAPARFAPETGRSDTYNRGKYLAYGPAHCVACHTPRNALGALEWDKALAGSPGGTGGRAPALTRAALLEEGYDVATLAQTLADGFTPGFDVLGGSMGEVIKDGTSQWTDADRAAIAEYLLAE, encoded by the coding sequence ATGCGGCGCTGGTTTTGGCTTCTGGGCGTGCTCGTCGTCGTCTGTATCGGCGCTGGCGTCTATTTTCTCCGGCCGGTGACCGGCCCCGCGCGCGATCTGACGCTGATCGGCAATGTCGAGCGCGGCAACGACCTGATCCTGCTTGGCGGCTGCGTGGCTTGCCACACTGACAGCGCTGGCGGTCGGGCATTCCTGTCGGGCGGGTCGGGTCTACAGACCCCGTTCGGCACTTTCGTACCACCCAACATTACGTCCGACCCCAATGCTGGCATCGGCGACTGGACCCTGGCGCAGTTCAGCGACGCCATGAGCAATGGCATCGGCCCGCAGGGCCATCTCTACCCGGTGTTCCCCTACGAAAATTACACCTTGATGAGCGATCAGGAGATCGTCGATCTCTATGCGGCGCTGATGGCTACCGAGCCAGTGAGCGAGCCGGCCGGCGAAAGCCAGATTCCGTTCCCGTTCAATCTTCGGCTGGCCATGGCTGGCTGGCAGAACCTGTTTTTCGCACCCGCCCGCTTCGCGCCGGAAACGGGGCGATCGGACACATACAATCGCGGCAAGTACCTGGCCTATGGGCCAGCTCATTGTGTCGCCTGCCACACCCCGCGCAACGCGCTCGGCGCGCTGGAATGGGACAAGGCCCTGGCAGGCTCGCCCGGCGGCACCGGCGGACGCGCGCCTGCCCTCACCCGCGCGGCGCTGCTCGAAGAAGGCTACGACGTCGCGACCCTGGCACAGACCCTCGCCGACGGCTTCACCCCCGGCTTCGATGTGCTGGGCGGATCGATGGGCGAGGTCATCAAAGACGGCACCTCGCAATGGACCGACGCCGATCGCGCGGCGATCGCGGAATATCTGCTGGCGGAGTGA
- a CDS encoding PfkB family carbohydrate kinase has product MFVVGGESLIDLKAEVVLPDGAVIGRDGENQIVMTAHPGGSPYNCAIALSKLGNATGFLCPISADAFGDYLLGPLAEAGVKPLLAERVKEYTTLAVVNFDANHNARYGFYRSADGAIEAAKGIAALPGDLDLYQIGGFCPIKPDEAAIWLEIVKAAISKGATISIDPNVRPSLVDDFAGYKARLSTFLDLAHVVKVSEEDLDALDSAKSIEQHVADLLARPNCELVVVTLGDKGSRAFTATGKAHAAIYSPPVFGDTVGAGDSLMAGVLSWLHERGLLKRGKLASLTDGALSDMLRFGAVVAGINCGRKGCKPPTRAEVDAVLAG; this is encoded by the coding sequence ATGTTTGTCGTTGGTGGTGAGAGCCTGATCGATCTCAAGGCCGAAGTGGTGCTGCCCGATGGCGCCGTGATCGGCCGCGATGGCGAGAACCAGATCGTGATGACGGCGCATCCCGGCGGCTCGCCCTACAATTGCGCCATCGCGCTTTCCAAGCTCGGCAACGCCACCGGCTTCCTTTGTCCGATCTCCGCTGACGCGTTTGGCGACTATCTTCTCGGCCCGCTGGCCGAAGCTGGCGTAAAGCCGCTGCTGGCCGAGCGCGTCAAGGAATACACCACGCTGGCCGTGGTCAATTTCGACGCCAACCACAATGCGCGCTATGGTTTTTATCGCTCAGCCGACGGTGCCATCGAGGCGGCCAAGGGCATAGCCGCCTTGCCCGGTGATCTCGATCTCTACCAGATCGGCGGGTTCTGCCCGATCAAGCCGGACGAGGCGGCCATCTGGCTTGAGATCGTCAAGGCGGCGATCTCCAAGGGCGCGACCATTTCCATCGATCCGAATGTGCGCCCCAGTCTGGTCGACGACTTTGCCGGCTACAAGGCGCGGCTGTCGACTTTCCTCGATCTCGCCCACGTCGTGAAGGTCAGCGAGGAGGATCTGGACGCGCTCGATAGCGCCAAAAGCATTGAACAGCATGTGGCGGACCTGTTGGCGCGGCCAAATTGCGAGCTCGTCGTGGTTACGCTGGGCGACAAGGGCTCGCGCGCCTTCACCGCTACCGGCAAGGCTCATGCCGCGATCTACTCGCCGCCGGTATTCGGCGACACGGTAGGTGCCGGCGATAGTCTCATGGCGGGTGTGCTCTCCTGGCTGCATGAGCGCGGCCTGCTCAAGCGCGGCAAACTCGCGAGTCTGACCGATGGCGCGCTCAGCGACATGCTCCGTTTCGGGGCCGTGGTCGCCGGCATCAATTGCGGCCGCAAGGGTTGCAAGCCCCCGACCCGCGCCGAGGTCGACGCCGTTCTCGCCGGTTAA